From the Lathyrus oleraceus cultivar Zhongwan6 chromosome 3, CAAS_Psat_ZW6_1.0, whole genome shotgun sequence genome, the window CAAAAGGGTTTCAGATTATGCAACTGAATCTCAACTGGGGGTAGCATCAAAAATCAATAAAATTTCTTGAAGCTAGAGAGAGAAAACACGAATGCTAACCTTGTAACTAATCTCAACACGATGCATAACATAGAAACCGAGGATACCTCCGAAGATTGTGCCGGACATGATTCGAATGTAGCCCCATCTCTGAGAAGGACCCTGCATCGATTCGGACGGAACCGCAACGGAAGAAGGACGACGGTGGAAGCGGAGACGGGACAGTGGAGGAGCTAGGATGAAACGAAAGGTCTTGAGGAGAGGAGTTTAATGGTGCTCTCTGTTTCTTCCGGTGAACGGTGCAAAATGGCGATGCGGTGGTTTGAGAACTATAGAATTCTAGGTTTTGGGTTTTTTTAGTCTCCAATGAAttctttatttaaaaaaaaggtTAAATAGACTACATTAGCCAATACCCGCACCTAAAAAACTTAAGATAAAATATAAATTCTCCTAGTGTTTGTCTTGGTGCTTAATGTTTTCATAATATTCCATATGAATATGTTGTCTCGTTGAACATGGAGCTAGATAGTAACAAATTTTTCTTGTGATTAGTCCTTGAAGGAATATGATGTCATTGTAATGATAAGGTTTTGGTGTTGAGAGGGCACATGGAAAGTGATATATCAACAAAATTAACAAAGACAATGTTTAGTGTGAGATAATTTAACAAGTTAAGCATCAATGTATTTAATGCATATACAACCTTATAGAAGAAGTGTGTGTTTGTTTAGAGTTCATAAATGGCTTCTCCTTGTTGTCGATTGCGAGAAAAAATATTAGAGCGAAGAAAAGTTCGAATGATAATGAAGTCGTTATCGaagttttatttttaaaaggAAAACGTTAATAAAACCTTTGAAGAATAAAAATAAGATCATCGCAATCAAATTTAGATGCGGGGATCAATTATGTGCGAGGAAGATATTAGCATCACAACATATGTTATAATCAACGAGAACCGCTTAATTAGTATTGAAAAATGTTAGTTTAAAAATGGTTGAGTTTCTTcttattaataaaaatatttacatgaaaagaaaataactaaaAAAAGAATTTTATTAGAGTGATTGACGGGACGTTGAATCTCGCTCTTACGTATCTGCAAGTGCGGTGGAGAACTCAAAGTTACGTAGTTCTTGATAGCAAAAATTTGTTTGTGATTGATTTTAAGAAACAACTTTTTGTCGCATTTGAGCGGAAAGTGTTGCTTTGTTGGTCGCTCATGGGCATAATGAAGCGTTGTTTGTAAACTGCGTTAGAATAGATAAAACATTGTTCGTTTATAAAGAGATTTGATCGTGCTAAGGCGGAAAAAGTAAGTTtgattggttgaagttgtttTTAGGTGGAAGACGAATAATCGACCTTAAAATAGGTGTACACCTTGCTTTCGATTACTCGAGGATAAAAAAGGTGTGCATCAAATTATTCtgtttttaatttgatttttttataaatGTGTTTTTTTAGCGGAAGACGAACAATCGACCTGGAACAAGGTGTACGTCTTACTTTCGATTACTCGAGGACAAATCGGATGTACATCCGATTCTCCCTTTTTAATCCAAGTTTTGATTAACATGTTTTTTTAGCGAAAGACGAGTAATCAACCTTGAACAAGGAGTACACCTTGCTTTCGATTACTCGAGGACAAAGTGGATGTACATCCAATTATCCCTTTTTAATCTGAGTTTTGATGAATGTGTTTTTTAACGGAAGACGTGTAATCGACTTTGAACAATGTGTACACCTTGTTTTCGATTACTCGAGGACAAAGTGGATATACATCCGATTATCCCTTTTTCATCTGAGTTTTGATTAATTTTTGTTGATACAAAGAAACAAAACTAGCACAAAGTAATAAGACGAGAGGTAGCGTAACGAAATATAATGCGGCGCAAGTTAATGCAACACAAGGTAACACAACGCAAGTTAACATAACACAATGTCACGAAATGTAACGTAGTAAGATATAACTGTTAGCCAACAAATttttgttagaacaagattttggctctgcaatatatctctaagttttgatgataacaaagaatgaaacaacTTGGTACTCTAATAattttctctaagtgtgcaggttTCTAAAGAAAAATGAATCTGAGGAAAACAATGTTTGGAATCTAACGTGGTCCAGAAAAGTCGATCCAGCAATGAAGAAATCATatctgactctgaacaagaacacTTCTAAAAGAATCACGTACATAATCTAACATTGAAGTTCATATctgatatctgaagactctacaTCTGATGACTCTGCAAGACAACATCAGAAGACACTCTATCTGAAGTCTATTCAACAAACATCTATCTGAAGTTGATTCAACGAACATCTATCTAAAGACTATTCAACAAATAACTATCTGAAGACTAGTTAAGAGAATATCTGAATACTACAAGCTTCTGCCCAAAGATTATGACTCCACCCACTCTGATTCACGCTCAACTAATCATCTTACTCATCAAAATCAAAAACTTAATCAAGAAGTAATCTAAGTATAGTACAAATCTTTATAAGGAAATTATGGATTATGTTCTAAGACCGATATGGAAAGGACAAAGTAGTTAATACCATTAATTCCCATAATTGAAAAAAAATCTCCATTAATTTCCCTCCAACAGTGTCATCTCAAAGTACTATATAAATGTCTCATCATCATCATGCTGAAAAAAAGAATACACAAGAATTCTATAATACTTTTCAATCTACATACTCAATATACTTTCATTATAAAATTCAGTAATcacacaagagttgttgctcaatAGTGTGATTATTAATCTGTGTTCTTAATTGTGTTTAtactgcttacctagaagcactaaggCAAACACGTGTACTTCTAGAAATTTGTTGATATTTCTCAAGTGACTTGTTAAAGTCTGTAGACTTAAGAGGACTAAGAGATTGTTGAACTGTTAGACATTTTTGTAATCTAttgagattattggattaagtccttattgaagaAGAAATCACTTTGGTCGGGTGgattggagtagctttgattttcaagcgaaccaggataaatttCTTGTGTTGTTAGCATTTACTTTCGTGTGAGTAGTGTTGCAAAAGTTTTTTATtactgtgaaaacaattcaaaccccctttcttgtttttctctaccttcaattggtatcagagtatCATGATCTCTTATTGCTTTTTGAATCAAACATTTAAaagtgtagagagatccagtgtgAGAAAAATATCATGGataacacaaatgaaagagatagctacaacgTCAAACCTtcagtttttgatggagaaaaatttgactatTGGAAATACAAAATTGAAAGTTTCTTCCTAGGATACGACACTAATATATGGGATATTGTCACAAATGGTTACGAACCACCAATTTCTGCTATCGGTATCTCTATTCCAAGAAGTATAATGagtgatgatcagaagcgtgatttcaaTAATCACCATAAAGCAAGAACCATTTTGTTGAACACAATCTCCTACAATGAGTACGagaagatcaccaacagggaaacagtCAAAGAAATCTTTGATTCTttgaagatgactcatgaaggcaataatcaagttaaagagactaagactttggccttaatccagaagtatgaagccttcagaatggaacatgatgaagttgttgaagtgACATTTTCAAGGTTCCAAACCTTagttgcaggactcaaggttttagacaaaggatatactacaacagatcatgtcaaaaagataatCATAAGTCTTCCCAAGAAATGGAGACTTACCGTTACTACTCTGAAGTTATCCAAGGATCTGAACATCATAAGCCTTGAAGAACTTATCAGTTTCCTCATAAGTCATGAGATagagctagaggaagatgaacccCAGAAGAAAAGAAAATCAGTAGCTTTAAAGACTAGATCAGAAAGAAGAAAGCCAGAAAGGAACAAAacctttcaagctgaagaagaagataAAGATGACTCGGAGAATGAAGATTCTAATGATGAAGATGAGTTATCTCTTCTTTCCAGAAGAAtcaaacaactctggagaaaaagaaataacaacTTCAAAAGGCCCAGATAGAATGGAGATCGTCCATATTCAACCTCCAGAGGAAGACCCAACAAGGAAGTGACCTGTTACGAATGCAAAGAACCTGGACACTACAAAAATGAATGTTCAAAGCTCAAGAAGGACAACTTCATAGaggaaagcttcaagaagaactccttcaaagaaaagaagaagggactcatggcaacatgggaCGACTCTGAATCTAAAGATTCAGAATCTGATTATGAAGAGGAGCATGaaaatgttgcattcatggccACCACCTATGGAAGTTCATCTGAAAGAGAGTCTGAATCTGAAGAGATATCCTGTGAAACAGAGTTAAAACAacaatcatggtacctggactctggatgctcgtgacacatgACTGGAAGAAAGCATAGGTTCCAAAACCTGaaacttaaagatgttggcttcgtaggctttggaggaaatcagaaaggaagaatcagaggatctaaaacaattggtaatggatctcttcctTTTATTTTGGATGTCCTTTATGTTGagggattaatgcataacttgttatccataagtcaattaagtgataatggttatgatataatctttaataaAAAAATGTGCAAAGTTGTTAATCAATAAAATGGCACAGTCTTTTACACTGGAAAGAGGAAGAataacatttacaaaataaaactttcagatttaaaagatcaaaatgtaaaatgtttaacgtctgtaaatgaagagcaatgtgtgtggcatagacgcttgggtcacattagcttgaggaggatttcttagctaaataaacttgagttagtcagaggcctacctaagctgaagttttctttagatgctctttgtgaagcatgtcagaaaggaaaattttctaaaacaactttcaaaaacaaaaatgttgttttaacctctaagcctctggaactttTACACATTGACCTGTTTGGACCTATTAAGACAGCGTCAGTCAATGGTAATaagtatggacttgtcattgttgataattatagtcgttggacatgggtaaaattcttaaggCACAAGAATGTGTCACCTTTTGGGTTCACTAGTTTCTATTCAAAAGTGCAAAAGgaatttgactctaagatcaTCAGAGTCAAAAGTaatcatggtggcgaatttgaaaacaaactttttgaagaaCTTCTTGACTCTgatggaatatcccatgatttctcctatcctagaactccacaacaaaatggagttgtagaaaggaataataggactctccaagaaatggtCAGAACCATGgtcaatgaaacaaatgtgggTAAGCACTTCTAGCCTGAAGTTGTCAATATaacgtgttacattcagaataaAATCTCTACCAGACCTATTttggagaagactccttatgaactctgcaagggaagaaaacccaacatttcctattttcatccttttggatgttcttgttttattctaaatactaaagatgatttgaacaagtttgactctaaggcacaaaagtgtattatgtcGGGATACTGAAAACGTTTTAAAGgatatagagtatacaatacagaaacacaaattgtggaagaatcaatacatgtcaggtttgatgataagcttgactctgaaaagtcaaagctagttgagaattttgcagatttggagataacacttgtaggttctgacgaaaagaccCGAGAACCTGATGAAGCAGAAAAAGAAACGTCAAAAGCACTTGAAGTCACAATCAatcagaaaagatcaagaaatagaCAGAATGTTTCTGAAGAACTGATTTTGGGAAACAAAAATGAAcatgtcagaacaagatcaacattcaaagtttCTGAAGAAACACTTCTGGGATTAGTATCTCTAATAGAGCCAACATCCTGTGAAGAATCTCTTCAAGACAAAAAATGGATTatggcaatgaaagaagaacttgatcagtTTGCCAAGAATGATGTCTAGGATCTTGTACCACgacccaagggaacccatgtgattggaaccaaatgggtttacagaaacaaactaaatgaaaaTGGTGAAGTGGTTAGAAACAAAGCACAGATGGTGGCACATGGTTATAGTtaacaagaaggtattgactacaacgaaacctttgctccagtcgcgaggttagaatctattcgtcttcttgtatcttttgttgtaaattattccattaaattatatcagatggatgtcaaaagcaCGTTTTTGAATGGTTATATTTCTGAAGAGGTGTATGTCCATCAACCTCCTGGTTTCGAAAACTCAAAACTTCTaaaacatgtttttaaacttaaaaaatctaTATATGGTATGAagcaagctcccagagcttggtatgaaagacttagtTCATTTCTTCTAGAGAATGACTTTATCAGAGGCAAAGTGGACTCCACTATTTTTTGTAAAAACATCATAAACGATCTTATGATTtgtcaaatatatgttgatgacataatatttggttctgctaacccCTCTATTTGTTAATAATTTTATGAGTTAATGcaagcagaatttgaaatgagtctgatgcaagaactaaagttctttctggggaTTTAAATCAACCAAACATCAGAAGCCACATATGTATAtcaaagaaaatacataaaagatattctgaagaaatttgacatgtcagaaagcaaaccagcaaagactctcatgcatcctacctgtattctggagaaagaagaggtgagtcaaaaggtttgtcagaaactctatcgtggtatgataggttATCTTCTCTATGTTATATGCTAAATTTCAGTaagatccaagggaatctcaaATATATTATTCAACGTATGTCTATATGCTAGATTTCAGTaagatccaagggaatctcacttaactgttgttaagagaatcccgaggcatctgaaaggaacacctaatattggcctgatgtataagaaaacatcagagtacaTGCTTTCTAGGTACTGTGATGTAGATTACACTTGAGACAGATTGGAATGCAAAAGCACATAAGGGAACTGTCAGTTTctgggaggaaacctcatctcatgggcAAGCAAAAGACAATCAATAATTGCATTgtcaactgcagaagcagaatacattCCAGCTTCACTATGcagcactcagatgctctggatgaagaatcaacttgaggactttcagatttatgagagtaacatccctatattttgtgataatactgttgctatatgtttaagtaagaatctAATTTTACATTACAGAGtgaagcacatagaaattaaacatcattttataaGAGAATATGTTCAGAAAAGGATAAtcattttaaaattcatagatatAGACCATCAATGGGTTGACATCTTCACAAAACTCTTAGCCtaagatagatttcttttcattttGAAACATTTAAATATAGCAGATTACCCAAAATGAATCTGAACATGTGCCTCTCCTCTCTAATGTTAAAATAGACTCTGATATAAACATATGGTGCTTATCTGGTTTTGGTTttgatacttctacaagttagaTGTTATCTGGATTAGAAACCTTCTAAATTAGAAACCGTTTGGTATTCTTGACTCCAGAAACATCAACATGTGGTCTCTCAAACGTGTGGctttggatcttctagacaactgtctagctCAGAACTCAAGAGCCAAACTATTGAGATCCCCTTGAGTAGTGTGCATATTTGTGAGATTAGACAACCATCATTATCAACATTTAATTCTCCTCACACTTATCAACTCAGATTTTAGCAATCATAATTACTCTTGTCCATTCTCTAACCTAACATTTacgttttgcatgcgtttttgAATTTGTGTATATATTACCACAATTCCCACTTTCCCACTTTTCACTCTTACTACATACATGAACCCTTGCCTTCATTCTCTCTACAACCTCAACCTCCTTGCAAATTCATCTATTTCAACAACTGCAACATGAATCCTCAATAGCAACAGGTTCTCGAATATTCTCAACAAATGGACGTTGTTGAGCAAAATGTTAAAGCTCCACAACAAGTTGTAACCCAAACCGCTACGACTGCAACAACTTCATATCAAGAACCTCATGTTCTTTATCGCCCTCCTCACATAAATCTTGCCACCCCTTTTAAAAAACTAGAAGTATTGTATGAACTTTGGTTTGATTTTGACAAACTCAAGAGGAATGACATAGATCTAACTAAAAAATTGGAGAATCAAGGGTGGGGAAACTACTTCAAACGTCTTTATGGTCCAGTGTACACTTTCCTGGTGAAGGAATTCTAGAGGTTTTCTGATTGTGATGACCACTACATCGTATCTGTAAGACCCCgactttgaccctaagatccctcatgttatctcatcatttgcattggctttgggatcacaccttggcatcctccttgcccctcattcattgggtttgcattgggagaggtcaccaagcacttttgattgtatcataccttatttttctttatttactaaccaaaatgccaaaaatatgtctatgtgtaactttgtttcttttgtaggtagtgtgtgtgtccacctatgcctcatcaagttcatatctagggtttgagacaCTCAATGAAAAAGATCAATAAAGTaaaggttcacaatggttctaagtATCATACATGGATcccccatgttctttatttatcattttgatcaagaattcatcaagagtttgaagcttgtttgccttggaaaccctaattcatctgagGATCTTGTGTAACTCCCTCAGCAAgttgcttcatcatttgatcaaatatctcaAAGGATACtccattatacatcatcttaagcatatatgattctccatgatcCCCAAGTATCAAAAGAACTccaagtttgcaagttggttcaaggaggttgaccagaaaagtcaactggtcaaatctagggtcCCCTAGATCTTTTATCCT encodes:
- the LOC127132205 gene encoding uncharacterized protein LOC127132205, with translation MQGPSQRWGYIRIMSGTIFGGILGFYVMHRVEISYKEKMNERLRNYEAELKRRREEKLNEFEIEESSKF